The following are encoded together in the Primulina tabacum isolate GXHZ01 chromosome 18, ASM2559414v2, whole genome shotgun sequence genome:
- the LOC142532184 gene encoding LOW QUALITY PROTEIN: uncharacterized protein LOC142532184 (The sequence of the model RefSeq protein was modified relative to this genomic sequence to represent the inferred CDS: inserted 1 base in 1 codon; deleted 1 base in 1 codon): MDKNKSRTDLLAAGRKKLEKFRQKKDNKGSNSKSTGKATKAGKSAHDVSVDAASEAAVTPRNVGDGEKSNHGTQDTSALSDSDIVARGNLVANDTITSTDELSGEAVILDKASPTKSAEIQSEDFVNNTRLNQSAGDACDIDSEILQTDRSSSLVPEDAKYFVSHCPNTVTPIENSPDSGIPMPTDFTSQLGRPHSEEQEVSCSSENQIDGGMAAQIEGDSGISPNEFAENADKAIRLIEPDNASLTVVTNNDAEESQQGDDHSVGAHQLTESVIVSTVRSEVSGLMGEDVSSGLSDEKEKEMFDVSGVYGGDQGTQVNPEVIEERRLDSKNYGTAISKGCTVVDLSSGLDGGLIKLSQLAEILHILDEDDFKFLFMSMSPEKFRDAGNTAVHDTVERLKEELYVASFVRDAFHLQLSEHQKSIDQDFVSNALLTEIQGKNEILEEGIGQCREELLHVVSEREELQKNLYVSNAEVEAVSAKANELQGKLEMTQKDMSILSSELVDCRNLIASLQAETERYNGELEMMNKGTKKLLEDKENILLEKNNMIGQLAECKASLESMHLQNDKLAENEVSLRDDMRQLYEEKDYLVSEKNTLLADLIEHKRTLESLEADNRRSHETFISSSEERMKLEEERELAVLQNVNLSKELTECNDLMVTLQAEISNLHWNLTSITEDKNKYEEERESILSQYEKQWHELMEIKVLEAGLKSECSKAVDDLKKARIQINNLSEENETLKTNMEFYKSNTRDFERARGFEEVANDSIRSEVLPMKKSRSVWHLDKSSMEHMKSNFYDDSYGFTALKKRFEDAAAVLQNLEKAIEGMHLHAASLSRSNDKVVAPGVSKLIQAFESKNPIDDHPVEPASSADQETEDPYKMTKNVVQTLGALIKELILDAENATEVFVGVRKSELHAVTNLMSNYDYLRKHTDLVEESIIEHKVVFEVMREHTCHAFAKESDLLIQCDALQKQELILKLENSRLREKLNDFQTKTSDLQNKLDEMYRDSDDITASISHEIKIFQTELVDRETILEEEWKSVIAQVLLASGELDSTIKTFDSASVAAANSESSVVSRISTSAFGAIKVIKDLNGQLEAAERDRQVASNAYDDLLEKWSNLQGKSEMAVITLHRLHSDLSELVSSGTEKNMKDDKSLDILHPEVFSVLLDQFKRFLGERLQLESANKRLNSELMTGARVIDALEKKCDKLNTLIDLVEDIEQSVVTEGTKNYADDPTARVETMICLLVQKYKEAEQSFSFSSSLQGQVDGLNFTLVQYENENLVFKQSLRSAEDHIVALNSKIQEMVAELEQSEHRVSSLREKLGIAVTKGKGLILQRDSLKQSLSETSKELDKCSQELLTKDTVLHDLETKLKLYSEAGERMEALESELSYIRNSSTALRESFLLKDSVLQRIEEILEDLELPEHFHARDIIEKIDWLAKSVTGMLLXLGEWDQRSSVGGGSYSDTGFVGADGLKDEMQLNLNSGDDLRRRYEELQSKFYDLAEQNEMLEQSLMLRNNLVLRWEEVFDRIDMPSQMRSMELEDKIQWFERVLAEAQSRCNSLQEKIDNLESHCGSLTADMRDSHGRISELDAAFQQTCREREILSRDLELLCQENTETSKKTFDLEMKNRNLQNEVSILQGQKLHIEKEIHRIESMMNRMQDLVKNALRDSNSEDLADGQEEIKSFEELLSKFVEKHIIILSGKPVNSENTDVHVTEKGEVSQISRNPDDKEVAILSEKMEDLMGEFDCLKDEKDSYVLKNQSLVQEVEELQSNKNELRELLNQEEHKSASLREKLNVAVRKGKSLVQQRDGMKQVIEELNTEVEHLKSEISHNENTISEYVARINELSTLQERVHVLESENTSLMSRLAETDRCLQVKEGTLNSVLDALGDVDIGLAINSGNPIEKLKEIETNFHDMRTSLNFAEQESRKSKRAAELLLAELNDVQERSDVLQEELSKAAGELSKIFKEKESAEDAKYEALARVEKLSSLVEEKERQLSEVTVLSSGVDQLREGLFAFESGLGDVLSKDREVLHNMANVMKSVFESSNTFDLSALFPSTDGINSNESENKSLLTEIGSLNEQLHKHSLMFHDEICYLSEVMRGIHREFFSQKELNESIRRDVKQLESTAIESESEIHHLHENVSLLSEACVGAIFEIERWKDLVDGNCSASRDAERNLKFRIFDDIHLYTTDGIRSTRDKLLLAVRDCTSMQTELNEVGQREMKNTIVNLQKELQEKDIQREKICKELVNQIKEAESNAKNYLHDLQQARAQLHDLQRQVDAKEDDCKVLEQRLKKLQDQEINCLDLQKKLNSLTDALAAKEQETEELMQALDEEESQMEDLVNKIGELENELKQKNQYLENLEASRTKTLKKLSVTVSKFDELHSLSENLLSEVENLQSQLQERDGEISFLRQEVTRCTNDALNVTQTSKKNSDEIHDLLTWLDTLISPEKSHDGASDDIKSYQVNEYKKVLRKQITALISELENLRLMAKNSDVLLQEERSKVEELAQKKQYLENSLRNKESEIVMLQGTGDSARPTRTTSEIVEVEPITNNRASPRTIAPQVRSLRKTNNDQVAIAIDVNHSDDRLELDDDDKAHGFKSLTTLKIVPRFTRPVSDMIDGLWVSCDRALMRRPALRLGIIIYWAVLHALLANFVA; encoded by the exons ATGGACAAGAATAAGAGCCGTACCGATCTGCTTGCCGCTGGCCGTAAAAAG CTTGAGAAGTTCAGGCAAAAGAAGGATAATAAAGGGAGCAATAGTAAGTCTACAGGTAAAGCTACTAAAGCTGGTAAATCTGCACATGATGTAAGTGTCGACGCTGCCTCTGAAGCTGCGGTAACTCCTCGAAATGTCGGAGATGGAGAAAAATCTAATCACGGTACCCAAGACACTAGCGCTTTGTCAGACTCAGATATAGTTGCTAGAGGGAATTTAGTGGCAAATGATACCATTACTTCCACTGATGAACTTTCAGGAGAGGCTGTTATTCTTGACAAAGCTTCCCCCACAAAGAGTGCTGAGATTCAGTCTGAAGATTTTGTAAATAATACCAGGTTGAATCAAAGTGCTGGTGATGCATGTGATATTGATTCTGAGATACTACAGACAGACAGATCTTCTTCTTTGGTTCCTGAGGATGCAAAATATTTTGTGTCACATTGTCCAAACACAGTTACTCCAATAGAAAACTCTCCAGATTCCGGAATACCCATGCCCACCGATTTTACTTCTCAACTGGGGAGACCTCATTCAGAAGAGCAG GAAGTTAGCTGTTCCAGTGAAAATCAAATTGATGGAGGCATGGCAGCGCAGATTGAAGGAGATAGTGGTATTTCTCCAAATGAGTTTGCTGAGAATGCAGACAAGGCAATACGGCTCATTGAGCCTGACAATGCTTCATTAACTGTTGTTACTAACAATGATGCAGAAGAATCTCAGCAGGGGGATGACCATTCAGTTGGCGCTCATCAGTTAACGGAGTCAGTGATAGTGTCAACTGTGAGGTCTGAGGTGAGTGGTCTCATGGGGGAGGATGTATCATCTGGTTTGTCAGACGAGAAGGAAAAAGAAATGTTTGATGTATCGGGTGTTTATGGTGGTGACCAAGGCACTCAGGTGAACCCTGAGGTTATTGAAGAAAGACGTCTTGATTCCAAAAATTATGGTACTGCCATATCAAAAGGATGCACAGTAGTGGATTTATCATCTGGACTAGATGGTGGTTTGATCAAACTTTCCCAGCTTGCAGAAATATTACATATCCTTGATGAAGATGATTTCAAGTTCTTGTTCATGTCAATGTCTCCTGAGAAATTCAGAGATGCCGGCAATACTGCAGTTCATGACACTGTTGAGAGGCTCAAAGAAGAATTATATGTGGCAAGTTTTGTCAGAGATGCATTTCATTTACAGCTTTCCGAGCACCAGAAATCAATTGATCAAGACTTTGTGTCTAATGCTTTGCTCACTGAAATCCAAGGAAAGAATGAAATCCTGGAGGAAGGAATTGGGCAATGTAGGGAAGAACTGCTGCATGTTGTTTCTGAAAGGGAAGAACTTCAGAAGAATCTTTATGTTTCAAATGCTGAGGTTGAGGCTGTTTCGGCGAAAGCTAATGAGCTGCAAGGTAAACTTGAAATGACACAAAAGGACATGTCCATCCTGTCTTCGGAGCTGGTTGATTGCAGGAATTTAATAGCATCCTTGCAGGCTGAAACTGAAAGATATAATGGGGAGCTCGAAATGATGAACAAGGGGACAAAGAAACTATTGGAagataaagaaaatatattacttgAGAAAAATAATATGATTGGACAATTAGCTGAGTGCAAAGCTTCTTTAGAGTCGATGCACTTGCAAAATGACAAATTAGCAGAAAATGAGGTTTCGCTGAGAGATGACATGAGGCAGCTTTACGAGGAAAAGGATTATTTAGTGTCTGAAAAAAATACTCTGCTTGCTGACCTGATAGAGCACAAGAGAACGTTGGAATCTCTTGAAGCTGACAACAGACGTTCACATGAGACCTTCATCTCATCATCAGAAGAGAGAATGAAGTTAGAAGAGGAAAGAGAGTTAGCGGTCCTCCAGAATGTGAATTTGTCGAAAGAATTGACTGAATGCAATGATTTGATGGTGACTCTTCAAGCGGAGATCTCCAATTTACATTGGAATCTCACATCCATTACAGAGGACAAGAACAAGTATGAGGAAGAGAGAGAAAGTATCTTGAGTCAGTATGAAAAACAATGGCATGAGCTTATGGAGATCAAAGTTTTAGAAGCTGGTCTTAAATCAGAATGCAGTAAGGCTGTGGATGACCTGAAAAAGGCAAGAATTCAAATTAATAATCTCAGTGAAGAAAATGAAACTCTTAAAACTAATATGGAGTTTTACAAGTCCAATACAAGAGATTTTGAACGAGCAAGAGGATTTGAAGAAGTTGCAAATGACAGCATCAGAAGTGAAGTGCTGCCAATGAAGAAGTCCAGGTCTGTGTGGCATCTTGACAAATCATCTATGGAGCATATGAAGTCGAATTTTTATGATGACTCATATGGCTTCACGGCACTGAAAAAGCGCTTTGAGGATGCTGCAGCTGTTTTGCAAAATCTTGAGAAGGCAATTGAAGGCATGCACTTGCATGCGGCATCCTTGAGTAGGTCTAATGATAAAGTTGTTGCGCCTGGAGTTTCAAAGCTTATCCAAGCTTTTGAGTCAAAGAATCCGATTGACGACCATCCTGTGGAACCTGCTTCATCTGCAGATCAAGAGACTGAAGATCCATACAAGATGACCAAAAATGTAGTACAAACTCTGGGAGCATTGATTAAGGAATTAATTCTGGATGCCGAGAATGCCACTGAAGTCTTTGTTGGAGTAAGGAAGAGTGAACTACATGCTGTCACAAATCTCATGAGCAACTATGATTATCTGAGAAAGCACACTGATCTGGTGGAAGAATCAATAATAGAACATAAGGTTGTATTTGAAGTTATGAGAGAGCATACGTGTCATGCTTTTGCAAAAGAGAGTGATCTTCTCATTCAATGTGATGCCTTGCAGAAGCAAGAACTGATTTTGAAATTGGAGAATAGTCGGCTTCGGGAAAAGCTAAATGACTTCCAAACCAAAACCAGTGACTTACAGAACAAGTTGGACGAGATGTACAGAGATTCAGATGATATAACTGCTTCTATTTCCcatgaaattaaaattttccagACAGAATTGGTCGACAGGGAAACAATTCTTGAAGAAGAGTGGAAATCTGTTATTGCTCAAGTTCTTCTGGCATCTGGTGAGCTTGATTCTACCATCAAGACTTTCGACTCTGCTTCAGTAGCAGCCGCCAATAGTGAATCTAGTGTTGTTAGTCGCATTTCAACTTCTGCTTTTGGTGCCATCAAAGTGATCAAAGATTTGAATGGACAACTTGAAGCTGCTGAAAGAGACCGTCAAGTGGCATCAAATGCCTATGATGATCTTCTTGAGAAATGGAGTAATTTGCAAGGGAAATCCGAGATGGCTGTAATTACCTTGCACAGACTTCATAGTGATCTCAGTGAACTTGTTAGCAGTGGAACAGAGAAAAATATGAAAGATGATAAAAGTCTAGATATCTTACATCCAGAAGTGTTCAGTGTTCTCTTGGACCAATTTAAAAGGTTTCTTGGTGAAAGATTGCAACTTGAGTCTGCTAACAAACGACTTAACTCAGAGTTGATGACTGGTGCTAGAGTAATTGATGCACTTGAGAAAAAATGCGATAAATTGAATACCTTAATAGATTTGGTTGAAGATATTGAACAATCTGTGGTGACCGAGGGGACAAAAAATTATGCTGATGATCCTACCGCACGCGTGGAGACTATGATATGCttacttgttcaaaaatacaAAGAAGCTGAGCAGAGTTTTAGCTTTTCCTCATCTCTACAGGGACAAGTAGACGGCTTAAACTTTACTCTGGTGCAGTATGAAAATGAAAATCTTGTTTTCAAGCAGAGTTTGAGGAGTGCTGAGGATCATATAGTTGCTCTTAATTCTAAAATACAAGAGATGGTTGCTGAGCTTGAACAGTCGGAGCATCGGGTGTCATCCCTAAGAGAGAAGCTTGGTATAGCTGTTACAAAGGGGAAAGGTCTAATTTTGCAACGAGACAGTCTGAAACAATCCTTATCTGAGACGTCCAAAGAACTAGATAAATGCTCCCAGGAGTTGTTGACTAAAGATACCGTTCTTCATGACCTCGAAACAAAATTAAAGCTCTACTCTGAGGCTGGTGAGCGGATGGAAGCTCTGGAATCTGAACTCTCATACATCCGTAACTCTTCTACCGCTCTAAGAGAATCATTTCTTCTTAAAGATTCTGTCCTTCAGAGAATTGAGGAGATTCTAGAAGATCTTGAGCTACCGGAGCACTTTCATGCAAGAGATATCATTGAGAAGATAGATTGGTTAGCTAAGTCAGTTACTGGAATGCTGC ATCTTGGCGAATGGGATCAGAGAAGCTCAGTGGGAGGAGGTTCATATTCCGATACTGGATTTGTTGGTGCAGATGGGTTGAAGGATGAGATGCAGCTAAATTTAAATTCTGGTGATGACTTAAGAAGAAGATACGAAGAATTGCAAAGCAAGTTTTATGATTTGGCTGAGCAAAATGAGATGCTTGAACAATCATTAATGCTGAGAAACAACCTCGTGCTGCGATGGGAAGAAGTTTTCGACCGGATAGATATGCCTTCTCAAATGCGGTCCATGGAACTAGAGGATAAGATTCAGTGGTTTGAAAGGGTATTAGCGGAGGCTCAGAGTCGGTGTAATTCACTCCAAGAGAAGATTGATAATTTGGAGAGTCACTGTGGATCCTTGACAGCTGATATGCGAGATTCACATGGAAGAATATCTGAACTTGATGCAGCGTTCCAGCAAACTTGCAGGGAGAGAGAAATTTTATCAAGAGACTTGGAGTTATTGTGTCAAGAAAATACTGAAACTTCAAAGAAGACATTTGATCTTGAGATGAAAAACAGAAATCTTCAAAATGAAGTTAGTATATTGCAAGGTCAGAAGCTACATATAGAAAAAGAAATTCATCGCATTGAGAGTATGATGAACAGAATGCAAGATTTGGTTAAGAATGCTCTCCGGGATTCTAATTCAGAGGATCTGGCTGATGGTCAGGAAGAAATCAAATCTTTCGAAGAACTTTTAAGTAAATTTGTAGAAaaacatataattatattatctgGGAAGCCTGTTAACTCGGAAAATACTGATGTTCATGTCACTGAAAAAGGTGAGGTGTCTCAAATTTCAAGAAATCCTGATGATAAGGAGGTAGCGATTCTGAGCGAAAAGATGGAAGATTTAATGGGTGAATTTGACTGCCTGAAGGATGAGAAAGATAGCTATGTGCTGAAAAATCAGTCTTTAGTCCAGGAAGTTGAGGAACTGCAAAGTAACAAGAATGAATTGCGAGAACTACTTAATCAAGAGGAACACAAGTCAGCTTCTCTCAGAGAGAAATTAAATGTTGCGGTTAGGAAAGGGAAGTCCTTGGTGCAGCAGCGAGATGGTATGAAGCAAGTGATAGAAGAGCTAAACACTGAGGTCGAACACCTCAAGTCTGAGATCAGTCATAATGAAAACACAATTTCTGAGTATGTGGCAAGGATCAATGAGCTTTCCACTCTGCAGGAAAGAGTACATGTTCTGGAATCTGAAAATACATCCCTCATGAGTCGCCTGGCAGAAACTGACCGCTGTTTGCAGGTGAAAGAGGGTACCTTGAACAGTGTTTTGGATGCATTGGGTGATGTTGATATTGGTCTGGCTATAAATTCCGGGAATCCGATTGAGAAGCTAAAGGAAATAGAGACTAATTTCCATGATATGCGTACGTCTTTAAACTTTGCGGAACAAGAATCAAGAAAATCAAAAAGAGCTGCTGAACTTCTGCTTGCGGAGTTGAATGATGTTCAAGAACGAAGTGATGTCCTTCAGGAAGAGCTTTCAAAAGCTGCTGGTGaactttcaaaaattttcaagGAAAAGGAATCAGCTGAAGATGCCAAATACGAAGCTCTTGCCAGAGTTGAAAAGTTATCTTCTCTCGTAGAGGAGAAGGAAAGGCAGTTGTCTGAAGTTACGGTGCTTAGCTCTGGAGTGGATCAATTGAGAGAGGGTCTTTTTGCCTTCGAAAGTGGACTGGGTGATGTTCTTTCCAAAGATCGGGAAGTCTTGCACAATATGGCAAACGTCATGAAATCTGTGTTTGAATCCAGCAATACTTTTGATTTGAGTGCTCTATTTCCTTCCACAGATGGCATAAATTCAAATGAATCAGAAAACAAG AGTTTATTGACAGAAATTGGTTCTCTTAATGAGCAACTTCATAAACATTCGCTCATGTTCCATGACGAAATCTGCTATCTGTCTGAAGTGATGAGGGGCATCCACAGagaatttttttctcaaaaggAGTTGAATGAGTCTATCAGGAGAGATGTTAAGCAGTTGGAATCAACGGCCATAGAGAGCGAGTCAGAAATACATCATCTGCATGAAAATGTTTCCTTGCTTTCTGAGGCTTGTGTTGGTGCAATATTTGAAATTGAAAGGTGGAAAGACCTTGTGGATGGGAATTGTTCGGCATCAAGAGATGCCGAAAGGAACTTGAAGTTTCGGATTTTTGATGACATTCACCTCTACACCACAGATGGCATCAGGAGCACACGTGACAAACTTTTATTGGCTGTGAGGGATTGCACGAGCATGCAAACTGAATTGAACGAAGTTGGCCAGAGGGAGATGAAGAATACGATTGTGAATTTGCAGAAAGAGCTTCAGGAGAAGGATATTCAAAGAGAGAAAATATGTAAGGAGCTTGTTAACCAGATAAAGGAAGCTGAATCTAATGCCAAAAATTATTTGCATGATCTTCAGCAAGCAAGGGCTCAGCTCCATGATTTACAAAGGCAAGTTGATGCAAAGGAAGATGATTGTAAGGTACTGGAACAGAGATTGAAGAAACTACAAGATCAGGAAATTAACTGCTTGGATTTGCAGAAGAAACTTAACTCGCTGACTGATGCACTGGCTGCAAAAGAACAAG AAACTGAGGAATTGATGCAAGCACTTGATGAAGAGGAGTCACAAATGGAAGACCTTGTAAACAAGattggagaacttgaaaatgaATTGAAACAAAAGAACCAATATTTGGAGAATCTTGAAGCTTCTCGCACAAAAACA TTGAAGAAGCTTTCTGTTACTGTGAGCAAGTTTGACGAACTTCATTCTCTTTCTGAAAATCTCCTATCTGAGGTTGAGAATCTGCAGTCCCAATTGCAAGAGCGAGATGGAGAAATCTCATTTCTTAGACAAGAGGTTACTCGGTGCACAAATGATGCTCTAAATGTTACCCAGACGAGCAAGAAGAATTCTGATGAAATTCATGATTTGCTAACATGGCTAGACACATTGATTTCTCCAGAAAAGTCACATGATGGAGCATCTGATGATATAAAAAGTTACCAGGTTAATGAGTACAAAAAGGTGTTAAGGAAGCAGATTACGGCTTTGATATCGGAATTAGAAAATCTTCGTTTAATGGCCAAGAATAGTGACGTTCTATTGCAAGAAGAGAGGAGTAAAGTCGAAGAATTGGCCCAAAAAAAACAGTATCTTGAAAATTCTTTACGTAATAAAGAATCTGAAATAGTCATGCTCCAAGGCACTGGAGATTCTGCAAGGCCAACGAGAACGACTTCAGAGATAGTTGAAGTTGAACCAATT ACAAACAATAGGGCCTCTCCAAGGACCATTGCACCTCAAGTTCGGAGTTTGCGGAAAACCAATAATGATCAAGTTGCCATAGCAATAGATGTGAATCACAGTGATGACAGGTTAGAGTTGGATGATGATGATAAAG CTCATGGTTTCAAGTCACTCACTACGTTAAAAATTGTCCCTCGGTTCACAAGACCAGTATCAGACATGATTGATGGCTTGTG GGTGTCGTGCGATCGGGCCCTAATGCGGCGACCAGCTCTGCGGCTTGGTATCATAATCTATTGGGCTgtgttgcatgctctacttgcAAATTTTGTAGCCTGA